GTCGAGCGTATCCAGGCTGGCATTCCCTTGGTGGAACCTGATGCCAGCACTTTCTATACTCAGGAAGCCAAGGGTTATACTGACTATCCAACCCTGGCCGCCGCGTGATGTCCTCTTCACGCCCGCCCATTTCTGAAAAAGCCCTCCTGATCCTTCTGGCCGCAGTCCAGTTCGCCCACATCATGGACTTCATGGTCATGATGCCGCTGGGCCCGCAGCTCATGAGGGAGCTAAACATCGGCCCGGAACGGTTCAGCGGCATGGTGGCTGCCTATACCTTTGCTGCCGGTATTGTCGGCCTCCTGGCAGCCCCTTTCATGGACCGCTTTGACCGGAGGAAACTGCTGCTCTTCTGTTTTGCCGGATTCATCCTCGGCACCCTGGCTTGTGCACTCTCCCATACGGCTGAGGCACTCACGCAGGCCCGCATTGTTTGCGGGGCCTTCGGCGGCGTTTCGGGCGCTCTCATCATGGCCATCGTCAGTGATGTCGTGCCGCCCGTCCGGCGTGCGGCAGGTATGGGCATCATCATGACAGCCTTCTCTGTCGCCGCAGCTTTGGGTGTTCCTTTGGGGCTATACCTCGCGCAGGCGTTTAGCTGGGAAACCCCCTTCTTTGTTATCGTTGGAATGGGGGTTATTACCTGGATCGCCCTTTGGTATTACCTGCCCCCCATTCGCGATCATTTAAATACCAGTTCTACGCTGCGTGGCCAGGCATTCTGGGCTCTGCTTCGCAATGGCAATGCTGGGTGGGCTTTATTATTCATCTTCATGCTTGTCATCGGGCACATGATCATGATTCCGCTGCTCTCACCTTACCTTGTGCATAACCTGGGACTGCCCGAGAAATATCTGTCCTTCGTTTATCTCATCGGCGGATGCCTGACCCTCTTCACTTCCCCCTGGGTGGGCCGTCTGGCGGATCGTCTAGGTCGGATTCAGGTCCTGGGCATCATGATCATCGTCGCCGCCGCCGTGGTGCTCACCATCACAAACGCGCCCCCTCTTCCCATCGCGGCCATCCTGACGCTCAGCGGCCTGTTTTTCATCTTCGCCAGCGGCCGTTTTGTACCTGCCCAGGCCATCGGTTCCTTAGCCGTGCCCCCCGCCCAGCGCGGCGCTTTCATGAGCCTGAATACCTGCGTGCGTGACATCGGTGGGGGCGTTGCCGCCAGCCTGGCCGGATACATCGTCACCACCGCTCCCTCAGGTGAAATGGTTAAT
This region of Prosthecobacter fusiformis genomic DNA includes:
- a CDS encoding MFS transporter; translation: MSSSRPPISEKALLILLAAVQFAHIMDFMVMMPLGPQLMRELNIGPERFSGMVAAYTFAAGIVGLLAAPFMDRFDRRKLLLFCFAGFILGTLACALSHTAEALTQARIVCGAFGGVSGALIMAIVSDVVPPVRRAAGMGIIMTAFSVAAALGVPLGLYLAQAFSWETPFFVIVGMGVITWIALWYYLPPIRDHLNTSSTLRGQAFWALLRNGNAGWALLFIFMLVIGHMIMIPLLSPYLVHNLGLPEKYLSFVYLIGGCLTLFTSPWVGRLADRLGRIQVLGIMIIVAAAVVLTITNAPPLPIAAILTLSGLFFIFASGRFVPAQAIGSLAVPPAQRGAFMSLNTCVRDIGGGVAASLAGYIVTTAPSGEMVNFHRIGYVAVAASALSYWLGTRVRTQDITPPAPLVS